One region of bacterium genomic DNA includes:
- a CDS encoding DUF134 domain-containing protein has translation MPRPPKCRWISAHPGVCYFKPAGVPQNLLRQVELTMDELEALRLSDLIGLSQTEAAMHMNISRATFGRIVAKARNKIAEALVNGMAINITGGSVELRPPVRRRRGSRGFNFNHG, from the coding sequence ATGCCAAGGCCTCCCAAATGCAGATGGATAAGCGCACATCCGGGTGTTTGTTATTTTAAACCTGCGGGTGTTCCTCAAAATCTGCTCAGGCAGGTAGAGCTTACAATGGATGAACTTGAAGCTCTCAGGCTTTCCGATCTTATCGGGCTTAGCCAGACAGAAGCTGCAATGCATATGAATATTTCCAGAGCAACTTTTGGAAGAATTGTAGCAAAAGCACGGAACAAAATTGCTGAAGCACTGGTTAATGGAATGGCAATTAATATTACAGGCGGAAGTGTAGAGTTAAGGCCGCCTGTCAGGAGAAGGCGCGGCAGCAGAGGATTTAACTTTAATCACGGATAA